The genomic DNA GTCGGCGTATTCGCCCACGATCTCCGCCATTTTGGGCGGATCGAGGTCGAATTGCCCCATCTCGTTGGGCAGCCCCGCGTTGGGGTGACAGCTGACCGGAATCCCTGTCGCGTGCGACATCTCTTCGACGTGGGGACGCATCACATCGGGGCCGAGGGCACAGTTCATGCCGACCGATAGCAAAGGAAAGTGAGCCAGCGAAGTCACAAAGGCTTCGACCGTCTGGCCACTAACAAATGTCCGGCCTCCCTTGTCGAACGTTCCGCTGACCATCACAGGCACGCGGCGTCCACCGCCGTCGAAGTAATCTTGGATCGCAAACAGGCACGATTTCAGGTTCAACGTGTCGATCGCCGTCTCGGGCAACAGGATGTCGACTCCCGCTTCGACCAACGATTTCACTTGGGCCTTGTAACTGGCGACCATCGCTTCGAAGGTCGTGCTGCGAAACGCCGGGTCATCGACTTGGGTGCTGATCGCCAACTGCTGCGTCGTCGGCCCGATCGAACCGGCGACAAACCGCGGCTTGCCCGGCGTCCGTTCGGTCCATTCGTCGGCAGCTTTGCGAGCACATGCAACGGCGGCGTGGTTGATCTCGTCGACCAATTCCAACGGCAGGTCGAATTCGACCATGCCGACGGGGGAAGCGCCAAAGGAGTTGGTTTCAACGATATCGCTTCCCGCTTCATAATAAGCGCGGTGGATATCGGTGATCTTCTCCGGGTGGGTCAGGCATAAGATATCGGAGAAGTTCTTGAGATCTTTGTGGTGATCGGCAAACCGGTCGCCACGCACCCCCGCTTCGTCCAGACCCAACCGCTGAATCATTGTTCCCATCGCACCGTCGAGGATCAGGATACGTTCTCGAATCAGGTGAGGCAGTAGATCGATAGGGTTGGTCATGGAAAGTATTTGCTATCTCTGAGTAGTTTTAGTTCTTGCCCATCCGCCGGACGCCGCTGTGTCGGCATCATCGGGCGCCGCATTGTACGGCATTTGTGGGGGGAGGTTCAGCCGTGGCAAAATGCACGCCTACAGTCTGAGGGACGCGAGGCATTCTGTCATTACGGCAATGCATGCAAACGAGAACAATTCGACGAGTCGCGCCAACCGGCAAAATCGATCGATCTTGCCTTGTCTTTCTCGATTGACTATTCGTTAAATCGCTCAAGATCGTTGTAACCGGTACCGATACCGATACATAGAGGAGCTTGTGCGGCGATTAGGTTCGCAGAGCGCGGCCAGAAAATCCCCAGGCTGGCAAAACGCCACGTGTCAAGGAATGACCAGATGTCGTCAACGTCCACCCCACCGACGGTTCACCGACCACGCCCATCGTCTCGACCGACGGGTGGCGGATTGCCAACGCTATTCCGCATCCCCGACTTGAACGATCGCCCGCAACCGGTCGAGCCTGTCGACGCTGCGCCGAGCGTTGCACCAAGCATCGATTTTTCCGACGCCCCCCCTCCCACAACGCCTGCTACTGAACCGGCACCGGCTCCCGAGCCAGTCTACCAACGGATCGATCCCAGCCATGTGTATGGCGAACTGCCGGAGCTGCCTCCGTTAAACGAACCTGCGGATGCCACGTGGATGGAAACGGTCGGATCGCGTCTCGTGCTGATCCTGCTGTTCCTGGCGGTTGCCACCGTGGCGATCATTGCCACTCGCGACGTGCCGCCGGCATCGCAAGCCCAATACCTGGCCGAGGATCCTCAAGAAGCAACCTCGGACGAACCGGTTCACGTTGCAGAAGCCAATCCTTTGCAAACGGAACCGGCTGAACCCGACCACCCCAGCATCGACCAAAGCAGCGACTCGCAAGCGGCGGTTATCGATGTGATCTCGCCCACGATGTCCTCTTTGGAGCCTTCGCCAATCGATTCTCCACCGGTACAGACAGCGCAGCGCGATGCGGCCGATTCCGACGAAGGTGAATCGCTGCACGAACACGATCTGCCTAGCTTGGGAGAGATCGAAGACGAACCGTCGACCGAACTGCCGGCCTTCCCGATCCCCAACCTCGCCCTCACCGGGCCGCAAGACGCGACCGAACCGGACGCGACCGAAGAAGAGGAAGCTAGCGATCCGACCGACAGCCAAGCGGCTCTTGAAACAACGGCGACGGAAGAACCGCGCGTTGCCAGCCTTGCGCTGCCCGAGACAAAGCCATCGCCGGTCTACAAACCGACCAGCACACCCGACATGATCACCGACTGGCAGCAATTTGTTCAGCCTGTAGGTCACTCGGACGAACCAACCAACGTTGCGATGCTGCCCGAGCATTCAGGGCAAACGGTTAGTCCTGGCAACCAATTCAATTACCCAACCACTGCTGTCGCACCAAGTTCGTTGAATCCGCCGCAATATCCACCTTATGCTGCAGCGCCTCCCTACGCTCCTCAGCAACAGCCACAGCAAGAATTGGCTCCTCAGCAACAGCAACAGCAACAGCAATGGGCTCAACAACAGCAGCTAGCTCAACAACAGCAGCTAGCTCAACAACAGCAGCTAGCTCAACAACAGCAGCTAGCTCAACAACAGCAGCTAGCTCAACAGCAAATGGCACAACATCAACTGGCATTACAACAGCAGCAACAGTTCGCGCAACAGCAGTTGCAACAACCGCAAATGCCTACTCAGACATACATTCCAGGCCAGGGCTATGTGAATCAACCGGCGGCCCCACAGTATCCCAACCCGGCTCCACAACCTAACGGATACGCACCCCACGACGCCGCTGCACAGAACCATTACGGACAGCCTGGCTATCCAACGCAGCCGCAAGCTGCAAACGGATACGTCCATCCCAACCAACCACCGTACGCTGGCCAACAGTCCTACGTTCCCAGCCGTTGAACCTGTTCTTGAGTACCAAGCTATGACCACGAGTATCGATCAGGCATTTCGCAAAGCGTATGCCAAACGCACGGGAACGTCGGGTGCCACCAGCGAATCGACCAACGGTACGATTGCTGTCTGGATCGACGAACCCTCGGGAAAGACCTTTCGAAACGAATCGGCGCAAGCCGTGGGGGCGCCCCATTTCGAACCCGGCCCTGCGAACCCAAAGGTTGCTGTCGACGCCCCTGCTGCTCCAAGCGTCGCGGACGAATCGTTGGAGCCCACGATCGATCTTCCGACGGCGACCGTCGAATCTGCAGTGGCTGAGCCATCGGAGCCGATCGCCGTTGCCCCAACCGCAGCTCCGGCGGAACCCGCCGTTGTTAGCGAGCCGGTAGTCGTGGCGGCCGAACCGACTTCGCCTCCACCCGCCGTGGTGGCGCCCACGCTCCCCGAATCCTCCGCTGTCGCACCGATCGCAGAGGCGAGCAAGCTAAAGATCGATGTCCGCCCGGGAACAACCGCCTACGATGCCTGGGCGGCCAAGCTGCAAACGCTGGACTTGGCTCCCAAAATGGAAGCCTCGAAGGCGATGGAACCCACGATCGCAAAACCGTCACCTGCCCTGACTCGTGACGCGCTGCCCGCGTTCGCGCCGGTCTGGGAAGTGGACGAGTTCTTGTTGCCGGAAGTGGCAAAGAACTTGGTCGCCGAACATCTGCATGCCATGGGTACGCAATTGGAACGTGCCAGTCGTGAAGGGTTGCAAACTATGGCCGTCTCCAGCCAGAACCGTCAAACCGGTCGCTCGACGGTGGCGATTGCGATTGCCCAAGTCGCTGCCAACAACGGTCTTCGCGTGGCATTGGTCGATGCCGATGCCGAAAGTCCGTCGTTACTGGAAAAATTGCAGCTGGAAATGACCAACGACTGGGTCGACGCGATCTCTCAAGACGTATCGATTGAAGAAGTGGCGGTAACATCGCTGGCGAACAATTTCTGCTTCCTGCCGCTGCTGGAAAAAACGCCAGAGCAGCTCAAGCAGATCGACCACTGTGCCGCTTCGCTGCTGGAACGCCTGAAGTTGCACTTCGATTTCATCGTTGTCGATTTTGGACCGCTACAACACGCCAGCTTTGGTCTCTCGATTCCGCTGAGCGATGAACTGTTCGATGCCGTCGTCCTGATCGAAGACATGCGGCGGATCGATCCCGAAACGCTCGAATCGTACGCGCGTCGAATTCGCGCCGTCGGTATCGATAACATTGGCCTGATTGAAAACTACGTCGACGCTGACACCGCGGATGCCGCCGCGTAGTCTGTTGCATCGACGCCTGAGATCGATCGCGAAACGTTGAATCAACTGCCCGGGGATTTTCAAAATGTATAAAAGCCACTGGAATCTGACCGAACGCCCGTTCGAAAACTGGTCCAACGAACAGTTCTATTATCCTTCGGAAGTCCATCAGACGGCGCTGCT from Rosistilla carotiformis includes the following:
- a CDS encoding AAA family ATPase, which gives rise to MTTSIDQAFRKAYAKRTGTSGATSESTNGTIAVWIDEPSGKTFRNESAQAVGAPHFEPGPANPKVAVDAPAAPSVADESLEPTIDLPTATVESAVAEPSEPIAVAPTAAPAEPAVVSEPVVVAAEPTSPPPAVVAPTLPESSAVAPIAEASKLKIDVRPGTTAYDAWAAKLQTLDLAPKMEASKAMEPTIAKPSPALTRDALPAFAPVWEVDEFLLPEVAKNLVAEHLHAMGTQLERASREGLQTMAVSSQNRQTGRSTVAIAIAQVAANNGLRVALVDADAESPSLLEKLQLEMTNDWVDAISQDVSIEEVAVTSLANNFCFLPLLEKTPEQLKQIDHCAASLLERLKLHFDFIVVDFGPLQHASFGLSIPLSDELFDAVVLIEDMRRIDPETLESYARRIRAVGIDNIGLIENYVDADTADAAA